A window of the Vicinamibacteria bacterium genome harbors these coding sequences:
- a CDS encoding response regulator yields MARQADIRSRLMATFKEEAAEHLQTISAHLLALDRGLPAAEVAGVVESMFRAVHTLKGAARSVGLRDTEALCQDVESVLSQIKGGRQSLTGDVLSRVQAVMDGVARLLTEAQAAAPGNDDPRPLGAPKAAPSPEAPAAAVPSSALPASSSAPSPLPARSVGETIRISTARLDTIHSRVEDLLAVKLSADERVHGARRLADVLVRCREQLSRGRVARAGNKDDRNRVSSRDGLDADIRAAELQARTQLARLLGDRRLIAAAVEGLQEEARQIRMMPASSVLEPFPRMVGELARTRGKEADFVVLGSDQEVDRRVLEAIKDPLIHLVRNALDHGIELPEVRRRAGKPSRGRIGVTFAPQEGRRVGVRVEDDGAGIDVARVRAGAVRARLVSLEEAEALSDSAALDLIFSSGVSTSAVVTDLSGHGLGMAIVRDAVERLGGQILVETHLGAGTSVRMLLPATVVTFRGLLVRAGQQAFLLPIEALERAVSVAPSDFESVSGRTATRLNGGVLFVTPLAELLGLDPGPEATKSDPKRPCVVVRSGAERTGLLVDEVVGESEVLVKELRPPLTRVRHVAGAGVLGNGELALILRPLDLLRSQQEGLPARRAPESTELASQAVILVVDDSITTRTMERNLLEAAGYKVAIASNGQEAWTILKSEHFDLLVSDVDMPRMNGFDLTARVRADPTLADLPVVLVTALESRDDKERGIEVGANAYVIKSGFDQSKLLEIIRRLV; encoded by the coding sequence ATGGCGAGGCAGGCCGACATTCGATCGCGCCTCATGGCTACCTTCAAGGAGGAGGCCGCGGAACACCTCCAGACGATCTCCGCCCACCTCCTCGCTTTGGATCGGGGATTGCCAGCCGCCGAAGTCGCCGGGGTCGTGGAGTCCATGTTCCGGGCCGTACACACGCTCAAGGGAGCCGCCCGCTCGGTGGGCCTCCGCGATACAGAGGCGCTCTGCCAGGACGTGGAGTCGGTCCTGAGCCAGATCAAGGGCGGCCGACAATCGCTGACCGGAGACGTCCTCAGTCGCGTCCAAGCGGTGATGGATGGCGTGGCTCGTTTGTTGACGGAAGCCCAGGCCGCAGCACCGGGAAACGACGATCCGCGCCCGCTCGGCGCGCCCAAGGCGGCACCCTCCCCCGAAGCACCCGCGGCGGCCGTTCCATCATCGGCCCTCCCCGCCTCCTCAAGCGCACCGTCACCACTGCCGGCCCGGTCCGTCGGGGAGACCATCCGGATCAGCACCGCCAGGCTGGACACCATCCACTCCCGCGTCGAAGACCTCTTGGCCGTGAAGCTCTCGGCGGACGAGCGGGTGCACGGGGCCAGGCGGCTCGCCGACGTCCTTGTTCGTTGCCGAGAGCAGCTGAGCCGCGGTCGGGTAGCGCGCGCGGGCAACAAGGACGACCGGAACCGGGTCAGCTCGAGAGACGGCCTTGACGCCGATATCCGGGCCGCCGAGCTTCAGGCGCGCACCCAATTAGCCAGGTTGCTCGGAGACCGCCGCCTCATCGCCGCGGCTGTGGAGGGGCTCCAAGAGGAGGCGCGGCAGATCCGCATGATGCCCGCCTCTTCGGTGCTGGAGCCGTTTCCACGGATGGTCGGCGAGCTGGCCCGCACTCGCGGAAAGGAAGCGGACTTCGTTGTGCTCGGGTCGGATCAGGAAGTGGACCGCAGAGTCCTGGAGGCAATCAAGGATCCCCTTATCCATCTGGTCCGTAACGCCCTGGACCACGGGATCGAACTCCCAGAGGTCCGGCGGCGGGCGGGCAAGCCGTCCCGCGGGCGGATCGGGGTGACATTTGCTCCTCAAGAAGGCCGGAGGGTCGGGGTCCGGGTGGAGGACGATGGCGCGGGCATTGACGTTGCACGGGTGAGGGCGGGAGCAGTCCGGGCTCGACTGGTCAGTCTCGAGGAAGCGGAGGCCCTTTCGGACAGCGCCGCTCTCGACCTCATCTTTTCGTCGGGGGTGAGCACGAGCGCCGTCGTCACCGACCTTTCGGGCCATGGTCTGGGCATGGCCATCGTGAGGGACGCGGTGGAGCGACTGGGGGGTCAAATCCTCGTAGAGACTCACCTGGGCGCGGGAACGAGCGTGCGTATGCTCCTCCCCGCAACCGTGGTCACGTTCCGCGGGCTGCTCGTCCGTGCCGGCCAACAGGCCTTTCTGCTCCCGATAGAGGCACTCGAGCGCGCGGTCAGCGTGGCCCCCAGTGATTTCGAGAGCGTCAGTGGCCGAACCGCCACGCGCTTGAACGGCGGCGTCCTCTTCGTCACCCCCCTGGCCGAACTGCTGGGACTCGACCCCGGCCCCGAGGCGACCAAATCGGATCCCAAACGTCCCTGCGTCGTTGTCCGGTCGGGGGCGGAGCGGACGGGGCTGCTGGTGGATGAGGTGGTCGGAGAGAGCGAGGTACTGGTCAAAGAGCTGAGACCCCCGCTTACCCGGGTGCGCCACGTGGCGGGGGCAGGAGTGCTCGGCAACGGTGAGCTGGCGCTCATCTTGCGGCCCCTGGACCTGCTGCGTTCCCAACAGGAGGGCTTGCCCGCCCGGCGGGCCCCAGAATCCACGGAGTTGGCATCCCAAGCGGTGATTCTCGTCGTGGACGACTCGATCACTACGCGAACGATGGAGAGGAATCTCCTCGAGGCGGCGGGCTACAAGGTCGCGATAGCGTCCAATGGTCAGGAAGCCTGGACGATCCTCAAGAGCGAGCACTTCGACCTGTTGGTGTCGGACGTGGACATGCCGCGGATGAATGGCTTTGACCTCACGGCCCGCGTTCGGGCGGACCCGACGCTCGCGGACCTTCCCGTGGTCCTTGTCACCGCTCTTGAGTCGCGGGATGACAAGGAACGTGGGATCGAGGTGGGTGCCAATGCGTACGTCATTAAGTCCGGCTTCGATCAGTCGAAGCTTCTGGAAATCATTCGCCGTCTGGTGTGA
- a CDS encoding chemotaxis protein CheW, producing the protein MGDRFDWQAVHARLDATRLSLESGGEPSPEAARRILEERARKLAQPTREAESNAEELPVLVFSRAGERYGVDPLSVVEVLPLIRPTPLPGARRFLVGVIHHRGEVRAVFDLRRLLGGPGPENAGAKPEGRVVVVELRGMSFGLLADEVTGIVPVDAHEIATREGITREGQAAWIRGTTGEMVSVLDLDELARDPRITVNEG; encoded by the coding sequence ATGGGCGACCGCTTTGATTGGCAGGCTGTGCACGCGCGGCTAGATGCGACCCGGCTGAGCCTCGAATCCGGCGGAGAGCCCTCGCCCGAGGCCGCGCGCCGGATCCTGGAGGAGAGGGCCCGAAAACTAGCGCAGCCTACCAGGGAGGCCGAGTCAAACGCGGAGGAGCTGCCAGTGCTCGTCTTCTCACGGGCCGGAGAGCGGTACGGAGTGGACCCTCTCTCTGTCGTGGAGGTCCTGCCCCTCATCCGCCCAACTCCCCTGCCGGGCGCCCGCCGATTCCTGGTCGGCGTGATCCACCATCGGGGCGAGGTCCGCGCGGTTTTCGACCTCCGGCGGCTGCTGGGAGGCCCGGGCCCGGAGAACGCGGGCGCCAAGCCGGAGGGGCGCGTCGTGGTGGTGGAACTGCGCGGGATGTCCTTCGGCCTCCTCGCGGACGAAGTGACGGGAATCGTGCCCGTGGACGCCCACGAAATCGCGACCAGGGAAGGGATTACAAGGGAAGGCCAGGCCGCCTGGATCCGCGGCACGACGGGCGAGATGGTGTCGGTCCTGGATCTGGACGAGCTCGCCCGTGATCCGCGAATCACGGTGAACGAGGGGTGA
- the cheB gene encoding chemotaxis-specific protein-glutamate methyltransferase CheB codes for MIRVLLAEDSAVTREYLAAALDEDPEIRVVGTARDGVEAVEQAESLRPDVILMDVHMPRMGGLEATRQIMSRAPAPIVLATAGFSRDETALGFEAIKAGALTVLDKPQGPDNRAARDLTRTVKLMAEVKVVRRWPRRERAEIPSLAGRLSGRKIRAIGIGASTGGPAALAEALGGLGDVLAVPVLVVQHITPGFTAGLAEWLASQTRLPVKLAENGERAREGVVYLAPDGIEMGMEMDGRIRLTAQNLGEGLHPSADHLFASLARALGPSVLGILLTGMGRDGAEGLGQLRAAGAVTVAQDEATSVVFGMPGEALRRGAAEHVLSPREIAGLIRSLTEPERV; via the coding sequence TTGATTCGCGTTCTTCTGGCGGAGGATTCGGCGGTTACCCGCGAATATCTTGCCGCCGCGCTCGACGAGGACCCGGAGATCAGAGTAGTGGGAACCGCCCGCGACGGCGTGGAGGCGGTTGAGCAGGCGGAGAGCCTGCGGCCGGACGTCATCCTGATGGACGTTCATATGCCACGGATGGGTGGGCTCGAGGCGACGAGACAGATCATGTCCCGCGCTCCCGCCCCCATCGTGCTCGCCACCGCCGGCTTTAGCCGCGACGAGACTGCGTTGGGCTTCGAGGCCATCAAGGCGGGCGCTCTCACGGTGCTCGACAAGCCTCAGGGTCCGGACAACCGGGCGGCGCGCGACCTCACGCGGACGGTCAAGCTCATGGCGGAAGTGAAAGTGGTGCGCCGCTGGCCCCGTCGCGAGCGAGCGGAAATACCCTCCCTCGCGGGAAGACTATCGGGCCGCAAGATACGCGCCATCGGAATCGGTGCCTCCACCGGTGGCCCCGCCGCGCTGGCAGAGGCTCTAGGCGGTCTAGGGGACGTGCTCGCGGTGCCGGTGCTCGTTGTACAGCACATCACTCCCGGCTTCACTGCGGGCTTGGCGGAATGGCTGGCCAGCCAGACACGTCTGCCCGTAAAGCTCGCGGAAAACGGGGAACGGGCGCGCGAGGGGGTCGTCTACCTCGCTCCGGATGGGATCGAGATGGGGATGGAGATGGACGGGCGAATCCGCCTCACGGCTCAGAATCTTGGCGAGGGATTACACCCCAGCGCGGACCATCTTTTTGCGTCGCTTGCGCGCGCTCTTGGCCCTTCCGTGCTGGGGATCCTCCTGACGGGCATGGGTCGGGACGGGGCGGAGGGCCTTGGGCAGCTCCGAGCGGCGGGAGCAGTCACCGTGGCCCAGGACGAGGCCACGAGCGTTGTGTTCGGCATGCCGGGCGAGGCCCTACGCCGGGGGGCGGCGGAGCACGTTCTCTCACCAAGGGAAATCGCTGGGTTGATCCGCTCGCTGACCGAGCCGGAGAGGGTCTAG
- a CDS encoding formylglycine-generating enzyme family protein, translating to MLSIRPGLAPADSDVWRVSCRGGLLTEPRTGVVDGHTQVNVGSSSIPSHANRRPCRRSMVLDRRARGQARRRPLARVSNSYICQAFVAVGIALATSTCVFGQQEGAVLVRGGTFRMGTASSAIPELKRRYVVSFPGAFESEVPDHLVTVGDFRMDRYEVTNERFFQFTVTHPEWGRSHFPPELDNGHYLEHWKDGGYPAGKANHPVVFVTWHAAEAFCQWASGRLPSEAEWEFAARAGDDREFPWGNALPSPELANYSASGVGATRQVGSYPPNPVGLYDLAGNVWEFVLDAWESGYPAEPQLDPVAGGGLPIDIRTVRGRRVIRGGSFGGAVVNLRTRWRDSHEVSNAVGFVGFRCVYPVRTGTP from the coding sequence ATGCTGAGCATTCGACCAGGTTTGGCCCCGGCGGACTCTGACGTCTGGCGCGTTTCGTGTCGTGGAGGGCTCTTGACGGAACCCAGAACAGGAGTCGTCGACGGCCATACCCAGGTCAATGTGGGATCCAGCTCGATCCCAAGTCACGCAAACCGCCGTCCTTGTCGTCGGTCTATGGTGCTCGACAGGCGGGCCCGGGGCCAGGCTCGCCGAAGGCCGCTGGCGAGGGTGTCGAATAGCTACATATGCCAAGCGTTCGTTGCGGTCGGGATAGCTCTGGCCACCAGCACCTGCGTGTTTGGACAGCAGGAGGGGGCGGTGCTGGTTAGGGGAGGGACATTTCGGATGGGGACAGCATCGTCCGCGATTCCCGAGCTGAAGCGTCGCTACGTCGTGAGTTTCCCAGGAGCCTTCGAGAGTGAGGTCCCGGACCACCTCGTCACCGTGGGCGACTTCCGGATGGACCGCTACGAGGTCACAAACGAGCGCTTCTTCCAATTCACGGTGACCCACCCCGAGTGGGGCCGATCGCACTTTCCCCCGGAGTTGGACAACGGGCACTACCTCGAGCACTGGAAAGATGGAGGCTACCCAGCGGGCAAGGCGAACCACCCCGTCGTATTCGTGACCTGGCATGCTGCGGAAGCCTTTTGTCAGTGGGCGAGCGGCCGGTTGCCTAGCGAGGCTGAATGGGAATTCGCCGCTCGTGCTGGAGATGACCGTGAGTTTCCTTGGGGGAACGCGTTGCCATCGCCCGAGCTTGCCAACTACTCGGCGAGTGGAGTCGGCGCGACCAGACAGGTCGGCAGCTATCCGCCGAATCCCGTTGGCCTATATGATCTGGCGGGCAACGTCTGGGAGTTCGTGCTGGACGCATGGGAGTCGGGGTATCCGGCGGAACCTCAACTGGATCCCGTGGCCGGCGGCGGGCTTCCCATCGACATCCGTACTGTGCGCGGCCGCCGAGTCATACGCGGCGGCAGTTTCGGTGGTGCTGTCGTCAACTTGCGCACCCGATGGCGCGATAGCCACGAGGTGTCGAACGCAGTTGGATTCGTCGGTTTTCGGTGCGTCTATCCCGTCCGGACGGGCACGCCCTAG
- a CDS encoding methyl-accepting chemotaxis protein: MRSSIGQRLGAGFALPLLILVILGAVSHRALNNSVETSRWVDHTYEVLDTLAQLQISLLEAESAQRGYLITGKEEFLQPFQRSAALVPVILKRVTELTADNPRQQQRLEEVKPMIEALLLRLKKRSDLRRAKGLEAMESALPTEETQETVDRFLKKRTELEEEERRLLKERAAESESSIRTTQAITLWGTALGFAVVSLAGLFIIRGISGPIQAGVQRIASAASEILAATTQQATGTQEESAAVQETTTTVHEVRQTAQLSSEKAQAVADLVRKTSQTSQEGRRAAEETLQGMQEAKARMEGIAERVLGLSEHGQAIGEIIATVNGLAEQSNLLAVNAAIEAAKAGEAGKGFSVVASEVKALAEQSKQATGQVRQILGEIQRATQTAVLATEQGVKASEAGEGLARRAGEAILQLTESLSDAAQAAQQIFVTAQEQSAGVDQVATAMENIRQVSTQNMAATRQMERAARDLSSIAQQFKALVTGSGHGERAMASTVLEAGSPE; encoded by the coding sequence ATGAGGTCGTCGATCGGACAGAGGCTGGGAGCAGGGTTTGCCCTGCCCCTCCTGATTCTAGTCATCTTGGGCGCGGTATCCCACCGCGCACTGAACAACTCGGTCGAGACGAGCCGGTGGGTTGATCACACCTACGAGGTCTTGGACACGCTCGCACAGCTTCAGATCTCCCTATTGGAGGCCGAGTCCGCCCAACGCGGTTACCTCATCACGGGAAAGGAGGAGTTCCTTCAGCCTTTCCAAAGGAGCGCCGCCCTCGTCCCCGTGATCCTCAAGCGGGTCACTGAGCTCACCGCGGACAACCCGCGCCAGCAGCAGCGACTGGAGGAGGTCAAGCCTATGATCGAGGCCCTCTTGCTGCGACTCAAGAAGAGGAGCGACTTGCGCCGAGCCAAGGGCCTGGAAGCGATGGAGTCGGCGCTTCCCACCGAGGAGACGCAAGAGACCGTCGATCGGTTCCTGAAGAAGAGGACGGAGCTGGAAGAGGAGGAGAGGCGACTCCTCAAGGAACGAGCAGCGGAGAGCGAATCCAGCATCCGCACCACGCAGGCCATCACCCTCTGGGGGACGGCCCTCGGATTCGCGGTCGTCTCCCTGGCTGGCCTTTTCATCATCCGCGGCATCTCGGGCCCGATCCAGGCCGGGGTCCAGCGCATCGCTTCCGCCGCCAGCGAGATCCTCGCCGCGACCACCCAGCAAGCCACGGGGACGCAGGAGGAGTCGGCGGCTGTCCAAGAGACCACGACGACCGTGCACGAGGTCCGGCAAACCGCTCAGCTCTCTTCTGAGAAGGCGCAGGCCGTGGCCGATCTGGTGCGCAAAACGTCCCAGACGTCGCAGGAGGGGCGCCGGGCCGCGGAGGAGACACTACAAGGGATGCAAGAGGCTAAGGCGCGGATGGAGGGGATCGCGGAGCGCGTCTTGGGCCTGAGCGAGCACGGCCAGGCTATCGGCGAAATCATTGCCACCGTGAATGGCCTCGCCGAGCAGTCGAACCTGCTGGCCGTGAACGCGGCCATCGAGGCCGCCAAGGCGGGGGAGGCGGGGAAGGGCTTCTCTGTGGTGGCCTCGGAAGTGAAGGCGTTGGCCGAGCAGTCGAAGCAGGCCACGGGGCAGGTACGGCAGATCCTGGGAGAAATCCAGCGGGCAACGCAGACGGCGGTGCTGGCGACCGAGCAGGGAGTGAAGGCCTCGGAGGCGGGAGAGGGCCTGGCGCGTAGGGCCGGAGAGGCCATCCTGCAGCTCACCGAGAGCCTCTCGGATGCTGCTCAAGCCGCCCAGCAGATCTTCGTAACCGCTCAAGAGCAATCGGCGGGGGTGGATCAGGTAGCCACGGCCATGGAGAACATCCGGCAAGTGTCAACCCAGAACATGGCCGCAACCCGGCAGATGGAGCGGGCGGCAAGGGACCTGAGTTCGATCGCTCAGCAGTTTAAGGCGCTCGTGACGGGCTCGGGGCATGGCGAGCGAGCGATGGCGAGCACGGTCTTGGAGGCGGGGTCTCCGGAGTAG
- a CDS encoding response regulator, translating into MARRILVVEDSPTQAERLRLLLEDQGYQVEVARNGREGLAAAKSGPPDLIVSDVVMPEMDGFAFCQAVKAEDVTKRIPFVLLTGQRTPMDIIHGLQKGADNFITKPFEDDYLVDRVRRIFDNLAHRERGGLEMEVAVRLSGREIVVNADKQQMIELLFSTSEELSESHKHLEAARLQLEEQARDLERKVQERTQELRQAEEKFRTLVEQMPAVVYTAAHERVGQARYMSPQIETLLGFPTADWLTDPDHWTHRIHPDDRERVTAVFGGLRATGTPASAEYRLVARDGRQTWVRDMARVVRSAEGTAPFVQGVILDISDRKRAEEALRASESSFRLLFASNPHPMWVFDGEGSRFLEVNEAAVAHYGYSRDEFLAKTIRDLHPSDNIPIVEQHFQEALREPGQEAFRSPRVWKHRKKDGTLIDVEIAVSPIEFLGRKAWLALANDITEKKRLEAQLLQAQKMESVGRLAGGVAHDFNNLLGVITGYGELLEKSLPDEARPQKYIKDIMRAAERAAGLTRQLLAFSRRQVLQPRILDLNTVVGEMEKMLRRLIGEDIQLITVLDESLGRVQADPGQIEQVLMNLAVNARDAMPRGGRLTIETANVDLDAAYARSRPGVKPGPHVMLAVSDTGHGMDQEVLAQVFEPFFTTKEAGKGTGLGLATVHGIVSQSAGHIFVYSEPEHGTTFKVYLPRTQEAETVVKAAPAKAEPERGSETILLVEDEESLRSLVRECLEASGYTVVEARHPGHALEIAQAHAVHIHLLITDVVMPGMSGSELAARLVGSHREMKVLYMSGYTDDAVVLHGVLAANAAFLQKPFTMEALARKVREVLGGSG; encoded by the coding sequence ATGGCACGCAGGATCCTGGTCGTCGAGGACAGCCCCACGCAGGCGGAGCGCCTCCGCCTCCTCCTCGAGGATCAGGGCTACCAAGTGGAGGTGGCAAGGAATGGCCGGGAGGGTCTCGCCGCCGCAAAGTCTGGGCCGCCGGACCTAATTGTCTCCGACGTGGTGATGCCGGAGATGGACGGCTTCGCCTTCTGCCAAGCCGTGAAGGCGGAGGATGTCACGAAAAGGATCCCCTTCGTGCTTCTGACGGGCCAGCGCACTCCGATGGACATCATCCACGGACTTCAGAAGGGCGCGGACAATTTCATCACGAAGCCCTTTGAGGACGACTATCTCGTAGACCGAGTGCGGCGCATCTTCGACAACCTTGCGCACCGGGAGAGGGGGGGCCTCGAGATGGAGGTCGCCGTGCGCCTCAGCGGCCGAGAAATCGTCGTCAACGCCGACAAGCAGCAGATGATCGAACTGCTCTTCTCCACCTCGGAGGAGCTCTCCGAGTCCCACAAGCATCTGGAGGCGGCACGGCTGCAACTGGAAGAGCAGGCCCGCGACCTCGAGCGAAAGGTGCAGGAGCGCACTCAAGAGCTGCGGCAGGCCGAAGAGAAATTCCGCACGCTCGTGGAGCAGATGCCCGCGGTGGTCTACACGGCGGCGCACGAACGTGTCGGGCAAGCGCGCTACATGAGCCCGCAGATCGAGACCCTGCTCGGGTTCCCGACCGCGGATTGGTTGACCGACCCTGACCACTGGACGCACCGGATTCATCCCGACGACCGGGAGCGGGTCACGGCGGTGTTTGGCGGCCTTCGGGCGACGGGCACCCCGGCAAGCGCGGAGTACCGGCTGGTGGCCCGCGATGGCCGGCAGACATGGGTCCGTGACATGGCGCGGGTTGTGCGGAGCGCGGAAGGAACGGCCCCCTTCGTGCAGGGCGTCATTCTCGACATTAGCGACCGCAAGCGGGCCGAAGAGGCTTTGCGAGCGAGTGAAAGCAGCTTCCGACTGCTCTTCGCCAGCAACCCCCACCCCATGTGGGTGTTCGATGGGGAAGGGTCTCGTTTCCTCGAGGTCAATGAGGCCGCGGTCGCCCACTACGGCTACTCCCGCGACGAATTCCTCGCCAAAACGATCCGCGACCTGCATCCATCCGACAACATCCCGATCGTCGAGCAGCACTTTCAGGAGGCTCTGCGGGAGCCCGGTCAGGAAGCCTTCCGCTCGCCCCGGGTTTGGAAACACCGCAAGAAGGACGGCACCCTAATCGACGTCGAGATTGCGGTGAGTCCGATCGAGTTCCTGGGACGCAAAGCGTGGCTCGCCCTCGCGAATGACATTACGGAGAAGAAGCGCCTCGAAGCCCAGCTCCTTCAAGCGCAGAAGATGGAGTCGGTGGGTCGGCTGGCCGGGGGCGTCGCCCACGACTTCAACAACCTGTTGGGTGTCATCACTGGTTACGGAGAGCTGCTCGAAAAGTCGCTCCCCGACGAGGCTCGCCCCCAGAAATACATCAAGGACATCATGCGGGCGGCCGAGCGCGCCGCCGGCCTGACGCGCCAGTTGCTGGCCTTCAGCCGCCGGCAGGTTCTCCAGCCGCGGATCCTAGACCTGAATACGGTAGTCGGCGAGATGGAGAAGATGCTGCGACGCCTGATCGGTGAGGACATCCAGCTGATCACCGTTCTCGACGAGTCTCTGGGCCGCGTTCAGGCCGATCCCGGGCAGATCGAGCAGGTTCTCATGAACCTGGCCGTGAACGCGCGGGATGCGATGCCGCGAGGCGGCCGGCTCACAATCGAGACCGCCAACGTCGACCTCGACGCGGCCTATGCCCGGTCTCGCCCTGGGGTCAAGCCCGGTCCCCACGTGATGCTGGCCGTCAGCGACACCGGTCACGGAATGGACCAGGAAGTTCTCGCCCAGGTCTTCGAACCCTTCTTCACGACCAAGGAAGCTGGGAAGGGGACAGGGCTGGGGCTGGCAACCGTCCATGGCATTGTGAGCCAGAGCGCGGGCCACATCTTTGTGTACAGCGAGCCGGAACACGGCACGACATTCAAGGTCTACCTGCCGCGGACCCAAGAGGCGGAGACCGTCGTGAAGGCCGCCCCCGCCAAGGCGGAACCCGAGCGGGGCTCCGAGACAATCCTACTCGTGGAGGACGAGGAGTCGCTTCGGAGCCTGGTACGCGAGTGTCTGGAAGCGAGCGGCTATACGGTCGTCGAAGCTCGTCACCCGGGGCACGCCCTCGAGATCGCGCAAGCGCACGCCGTCCACATCCACCTCTTGATAACCGATGTGGTCATGCCCGGCATGAGCGGAAGCGAGTTGGCCGCCCGCTTGGTAGGGTCTCACCGCGAGATGAAGGTGCTCTACATGTCCGGCTACACCGACGACGCGGTCGTGCTCCACGGTGTGCTCGCCGCGAACGCCGCGTTCCTGCAAAAGCCCTTCACCATGGAGGCACTCGCGCGAAAGGTGAGGGAGGTGCTGGGCGGGTCGGGATAA